The nucleotide sequence CGACTCGGTGTCGATGTTCTGGATGCCATCGTCGTGACCGGTTGTGTAATCACTGGACAGATCTTCGCTGGCTCGGTCCTGTGCTTGTGCCTCAGCTTCGGTCGCATGCTGGTGAAGAAGACCCAGGATGATTCAAAGCGACTTCTGGTGCAGGCGTTCGGAAAGCAGGCTCAATTCGTCCGTCTGTTCCGAGATGGAGAAGAAGTTGAGACGCCACTGGATGAACTGAAAAAAGGCGATGTCATCGTCGTCCATACGGGAGATGCGGTTCCGGTTGACGGCGTTGTCAAAGACGGAATGGCGATGATCGATCAGCACGCCCTGACCGGTGAATCGACGCCGTCCGAGAAGTCTCCAGGGGACAAAGTATTCGCCTCGACACTGATGGTCGCAGGGAAAGTCTATGTCGAAGTCGAGAACGCGGGGAGCGAGACAACTTCCTCCAAAATCGCACAAATCCTGAACGATTCCGCAGGATACAAGCTAACAAGTCAGCACAAAGGTGAGCGAATGGCGGATAAAGCCGTCATTCCGACGCTGGCCATCGCAACCGCCGGCATGGCGACTCTGGGACCGCAAGGCGCTGTGGCCATTCTGAACAGTGATTTCGGCACCGGGATCCGGATGGCGGCTCCCCTGGGAATGCTGACATCACTCGCGCTTTGTGCCCACAAGGGAATTCTTGTCAAAGATGGTCGCGCACTTGAGTTGATGAATGATATCGACACTGTGCTGTTTGATAAAACTGGTACCCTGACAAGAGAACGCCCGGAGGTCGGGCATATTATTCCCTTCAACGGGCATGAACGAAACCGCCTGTTGCAACTGGTTGCTTCTGCAGAGCAGCGGTTCTCGCACCCAATTGCCAAATCGATCGTGCTGGAATTTGAAAAGACCGGCATGCCGATGCTTCCGATCGACGATTCGAAGTATCAGGTGGGTTATGGCCTGGAGGCCGTTATCGATGGTCACACGGTCAAAGTCGGAAGCATTCGCTATATCAAGCTTGAGCAAATCGAGATTCCTGTGGAAGTGCAGGAAGTCGTCGAGGTGGCTCACCGCGAGGGACACACCCTGGTGATGGTGGCTCTGGATGGCGTTTTTGCAGGGGTTATCGAACTGCGAGCCTCGCAGCGACCAGAAGTGATCAGCATCATCAAGGGGCTAAGAGACCGCGGAATCAAGCACATCGCCATCATTTCTGGTGACCACGAAGGGCCGACGAAAAAGTTGGCCGAAAGCCTTGGAATGGACGAGTACTTTGCCGGCGTGCTGCCCGGTGACAAAGCAGACTATGTCGAACGGCTCCAGAAACAGGGACGCAAGGTCTGCTTCGTAGGTGACGGGATCAACGACTCGATCGCACTCAAGAAGGCCAACGTTTCGATCTCGCTTCGCGGTGCCTCGTCGATCGCAACCGATACCGCCCAGATCGTGTTTATGGAAGAGAGTCTGCATCGGCTCTGTGAGCTTCGAGATATCGCGCGGGACCTGGATAAGAACGTGCGAAACAGTTGGTACCTGATCTTGGCGCCAAACCTGCTGTGTATTGCAGGGGCCTTTACGATGGGCTTCGGCATCATGGCATCGGTGATCACAAACAATGTGGCTGCCATGGCCGCACTGGCCAATGGAATGATGCCGCTGAAACGGATCGCAGACGAACAGGCGATGAAGCAGGCACAGAAGGAGATGACCCTGCTCGTCACCGAGTCGCTGGATGCCGCTCATAAATCACAGGTTCACCTGCAACCCGCCTGACACTCACTGTAGAGAGCAGACTATGACTGACAAGAAATCGGGAAAGGGAAAAGATCACCCGTCGAACCACAAGCAGCACGGCCACAGGCCACAACGTGCTGCGAATGGTGGGCTGGCGGAATCAACTCCTGAGTCACATGCCGTCCAGTCAGTTGCATCGGCGCACGAAGAGTCGGGGGCAGAGTCACATGCCAGCCACGCTGCAGCAGAACAGTCAGAGCGTACGGCTGCAGCCATGGCCGACCGGGTCTCGCCAGGGGAACTCAGTCAGCCAGAGGCATCGGAGGCCAGTCAGATTCCGGTGGCGGCTCCCGACGTTGAATCTCTGGAGAATTCGCAAGCAACGGCCGGAGTAGCCAGCCATCATAGGGGCAGCAACCGACGAATTCTCGATGTTTTTCTGATTGATTCAGGCTGGAACAATGAGGTTGGCAAGGCTGTCCGCGAGAACCTGCCGATTTTCGCCAATTACCTTGAAGGTCAGCGCTTCTTCGTCTTAAACGAAACGCAGTCTCTTACATACATCAAGCGGCATCCATCGCTGGTGGGGGCTGATCCCGTCCTCATCGTGCTGGATCGAAAGGCGGTTAAGGAACGTTCTCCCAAGGGATTTGGGTTTCGTCTCTGCCTGGGCCACATGAGAAATCCTGACGCGGCAATCTCAATGATGAAATGGGCAATCCAGCTCTCGATGGCGTCCAACGGGGATCAAATGGCGACGCTGGTCAGAGAGAGCGGTCATCGCCAGACCATTCAGGGAACAATCGAATTGATTGGAGAAGGGTCCGCCCACCTACTGGAATTTGCTCCCGTTTAATTGTCTGGCAGGGTGCGTCTGTCCCGCAGCGTGACTGTGCGACGGGACACAATCAGGTAGTAACCTCTTCAAGGAATGGAACGCGATGAACGAAGGTATCGGCGGCGTCGTATTAGGGGTTGTCGGGTTTCTCGGGTTGGCGTATCTCGGCGTGAAAGTACGGCAGAACCAGAGGCGACTTCAAAGGATGGTGGCAGTGATCGATAGTCGGCACACCTTTGAAACAGACTACCTGTTTGAACTTGCCGACCGGGGAGACCTGGCTCTTTATTCGACCGGACCGCTGGTCAATTGATTCCCGACAAGGGTGACAAGATCGCTCGTTGACAGAGGTCGTTCTCTGATGTCCCAGGCAAGCAGGATTTTTGTGGATCGCGAAGCGGGCACAGTGGTGCTGTGCTCGCCCGCGCTCGCGCAGACGCAGCCATGGGAAAAGACCCGAGAGATCCTTCGGCGTGTACTGGCAGCAGAGTGCGTTGAGTCGGTTGTTGTCGATCGAGCACGAGAGTCGCTAAGCCTGCACGTAATGGGGCTTACTGGTTCTGCTGGACATCGCGACGTCTCAAAGGGCGGCGCGGCATCCCAGATACCATCGCACAACATGTCGAAGGCCCAAGGAGCGCTCAAGGATATCGTTGCCCATTTGCGCGACGAAGGTCTAGTCAATCCGCCAATCAGCGACAGCTATGCCAGGCAGTCCTGCTTGAAGTTGCATAAGAAAACACCATTCGGCACCGCCACGGCTGGCACTATTGTGCACGCTCTTTCCGGGCGAGTCCGTATTCAACACCCTCTGCTTCGCGGGAATGGAGACCTATCGAGACACGCAGTCATTGCCTTGAAGATGACGCCCGGCATCACGGGGGTCTCTGCCAGTTCCATGACCGGATCGATTCTGGTCCACTTTAACCCGAGCGTCGTGACCACAGATCAGTTGCTGTGGACGATCGAGAATGTACTGACTTCACGATTAAACGAACTCGAATTACTGGCGGGACCACCGCTGCGGCGGTGGGGGGAATCGGCCGCCTGTCTCGGTCTGGCAGTTGTCTCGGAGTTCTTCGTACCTGTCGTTGCACCGCTGACGGCCATCGCGCTTGTTGCCAGCAACCTTCCGACGCTCAAGCGAGGTGTTGCGGAACTGGTGACGCTGAACTGGCGAGTATTTGCACTCTATACCGTGATCATGGGGACAACTCTGATCAGCGGACAGTTCCTGGCTGCAGCGTTGATGCAGGCCTCCATTACGTGCTGGCATGGCTGGTCGAGCCATCGCCTGCGGCGAATCATCCATCAACTGAAGTGTCAGGCACAAGTACCAATCCTGACGGGAGACCTTCAGGCTTTGCAGGTATTGCCTCGAGGGACATCCCCTCAATCACTGATTGGGACATCCGTAATGTTCGATTCGGGAGCGATTCTCCCGTACGACGGCATCATTGAGAGTGGGAGTGCCGCGCTCGACGAAAAGTGTGTCCGGGGTATTAGAGGGACCTCTCAACGTTCAGAAGGTGACTTGGTATTTGCCGGATCACGGGTCGTCACAGGCCCGTTGCAGTTTCGGGTCACTGCCATCGGCCAAGAGACTCGCATGGCGAAGATCAGGGATACCTTGCTGAGCGCCGTTGCTGGACTTCCTGGTCGAGGAACTCCTACCGAGCGAGGTCATTCGTCCGCATCACGGTTTGTCCCCTTCACCTTTGCCACCGGGACGGCCGCGATCATGCTGGGAGATCTGACGACGCTGGCTGCTGTCCTCAGGCCAGATTTCGCCACCGGCCCTTCGATGTCAGAACGATTCAGTAACTTTAGCAGCATCTGTCACCTCTGGGACGAGGGCTGGCTGGTTAGGGATAGCGAAACACTTCATCGCCTTGCCAAGACCCGGACTGTCGTCGTCGCGCACGTTGCGTCTTCTCCAGAGGGACGTGCTACGCAAGCGCTAGCGGATGCGATTTCCGGCGTCGACGAACTGAAGGAGCGGGTTCGAATCCGCAATACCACGCCATCAGGTCCAGGTCTCGAGGTCCATGAAGTCTTTGGGCCAGCAGACTTCTGTCGTCATTACATCCGCAACCTGCGGTCTCGGACTGACAAAGTCGCAGTGATGTCCAGTGGACAACTGCTGGGCCAGCTTCAGCAAGATGACGTGATTCGTATTTCCAGTACACCTCATGAGTGTTTAAACACGCGGGATTTCGACGTTCTGGGATTGCATGCGGAGCCACAACGAGTTGAGCAGCTTTGGAGTGTTCTGCAAGAAACGGGACGTCCCCACCGACTGGGGTGGGCCGCAGTGGTGGCGTTCAATTCGCTCGCAATTTCCGGAGCATTCCTGGCTGGTTTTACGAGTCTGCACGTGGTCTTACTGACGAATCTGGGGGCGCTGACGGCTGGGCTTCTCAGCAATCGGCATTTCAGGCAGGCGAAGGTTCTGCTTTCAGGAAATGACCACATCTCCGAGCCTGACCCCAGTAACGCAGGCACGTCTATAGACTGTCCTGAACAAGCTGGCATGGTTCAGGGCGATTTGCAGAGCAAACCATCCAGTGCCCCGACATGTGAAGGGGTGAATGGGGCCAGGAATGCGAAAATGAGCTCACGTCAGAAAATCGATCCCCGACGCGGAACCGCTTCGTCGACGTCCTCACGATCATCGGATCTGGACGTCATCAGCAAGACCGACCCAAACTGACAGTTCGCCGTCCGCAACTTTGACCAGAGTGAACTACCGTGACTGAAACCGAAACTGTTGAATCGCCGCAATCGATGGATGCTCACGGAACTTCCGACGCTCCGGGAACCGTGGAGGGTTTCGCAGGGGCCGAGAGGACTGCGTCATCTCAATCGGATCCCACAGAAGATGCGTCTCAAGCTCAGATGGGAAGCGGAGATCTGGACGCCGAAGAAACCATTGAGATGCTTGGTCGACTTCCACCTGAATTTGGCATGCTGCTGATCCTATCAGGTATCGCCGGAGTGATCCTGCCCGGTCCTGTTGGAACGCCCCTGCTTATTGCGGGGGGCGTCACGATGTGGCCGAAAGCTTTTGGGCCCATCGAGCGATGGTTCAGTCGAAAATTCCCCGCCGTTCATCGAGAAGGCGTTCATCAGATCAGGGAATTCGTCAAGGACTTACAACGCCGATTCCCTGAATCAAAATGACAGTTCGGCAACCGCCGCGAGAGTGATTCAAGTCGATGTCGCGGCAATGACACCTCTTTTACAGCCCTTTGAAAACAATCCATTCCGGAAAATTACCATGTTACGGTTAGCACGACTTGCTGGTGGCTTTGCAGAAACTGTTATGATGGGATTTGCGTTCGCAGTCGGTTGGATTCTGGCCTTGGCGGTCGTCTCCGGCATGATGGCGTGATTCGTATCTAACGAACGAATTTCGTAGTTTCAGTCTCGACTGAGTTGGAAGAGACTAGTTTCAATTCAATATCCTCCCCGGAGACGGGGGAAAGTGTGTTCAAGGAGTCTGATATGTCCGAAGCATTGGCGATGACGATCAATGAAGTTCCCACGACAACAACGGGCATCCTGGCAACGACCAGGCATGCGATGGAAAGTGGGATCGCAGATGCCCGCGCCAGTGTGGAAGAGGCCTGGCCCAAGATTACCGCAGCCGTGGGAAAAGGGACTTATAACTCGGCGTACTCCGTCGCGTTTGGTGTCGCTTTCCCTGTCCTCCTGCTCGCGAAGGTGATTCCTCAGAACAATTGTATTGTGTGGGGACTGGTCGATGGCGCCAAAGCGGCCAGTAACTACTGCGATCGCACTTTCGGAAAAAAATGAGTGCGGTATGATTCCGGCTGGTTGAAAACCTCATCTCAACCGACGGCGCTTGAGAACCACCGTCAGATCGATCATTAGTCTGCTTTTCGCACGATGTGGAGTTCATTATGGCGATTCAGATTATGGGCAAGTCGCCTCAATTGACTCTGTTCTTTGATCGATCGACGGCGCGACTTTCGCGGAAAAATATGGAGCTGCTGGGACAGACCCTTTCCGATGTTGAGGGAGTCGAGTCCGTGCAGGTCCGTCGTGTCTGGTACGGCTGTCAAAGTCTCACCGTGCAGTTTGATCCGAATGACGAACCCAATTCGATTCTGCGAAAAATGGCCCGGGCTTTGCGTAAAGTTGACGGGAACAGCTCTGGGAAGGACGACGACGCTTCGGGGCAGAATTCGAACGGATGCCAGTTTCGACTATTGTCATCAGAAGCCGCCCCGGCTGAGTCGGCAGCAACTCAAGGCTTCCACGGACTGGATGTGGCCTCTTCAGGATACCTTCGCTCGGTCCAGCGGCTTCGAGAATTGAGTTACGCGGTCCTGACATTGGGTTGCTTTGGCATGTCCTGGGTGGGACTCGTCGTACCGGGGATCCCCACAGTCCCCTTCGTGCTCCTCACGGCTCACTTCGGCCTTCAGGCTTCACCTCGACTGCGACGTTCTTTATTGCGAAGTCGTATGTTTGGCCAAATGATGCGCGACTGGCAGGCGCATCGCGCCATCCGGCGCAATGTTCAATTGCAGGCGTACTTCTTTACGACGCTTATCGTTGTCGCGGGGTTTCTTACGTCTCCCCCGATTCCGATCCTCTATGGGGTGATGCTCGTCGGAAGCTTCTTCGGGTTCTACGCAGTGTCGAAGATTCTGGTCCTGGAGCAGGATGGCACGATAAGACGGAACCGGCGCACAACAGCGGTGCAGCTTTCTCTGAGCCCCGCAGTTGGGACCGTGTAATCGCGTAGGTCCCCGAAATTCTGCGAACTCCCCTGGTGACGTCGGTCGATTCGAACGTCAGCCTTTGATGTCTTGCGCATTCATGGAATCGTGATGCCTCGATTGGCCCTTTCGCGGTTCGTTGACGCTTCAAAGAATGAATCAGGCCGCACGTGGAACTCACGCGCGGCCTGGTTTTTATCGACTCAGCAGACTGCCTGCGGCGACTACTTCAATTTGGCGATCGCTGCTTCTGCGGCTTTACGAACAGATTCGTCAGAGTCTTTCAAAGCCAACGAAAGAGCGTCCTTGGCCAGGTGTGAACCGTTTCCGATCTTGCCAAGTGTCTCTGCGACTTCGATGCGAATCTTGGGGTTGGCCGAACCGTGCAATGCTGCTGCGAGCAGCGGAATTGCAACTTCAACCGTCTTTTCATCAGGAGCGACGTGAACAAGAGCCCAGGCGGCAATTGTTCTCTCGTATGTATCCCGGCTCTTCATCTGTTTTTGCAGGTGCGAGACGGCCGCCGATGAACCCTTTCCGATCTTTCCGAGCGTGTAGCAGGCGACGGGTCGCAAAGCGGGGTCAGCGTCCGAGAGGACTTTTACAACGGCTTCAACAGCGGGCTGACTGTCAGGACCAATTTCCGCCAGAGCAATCAGGGTTTCTCGGCGCACAGTCGGGTCCTGGTCGGCCAGACGCTTCTGCAATTCAGGTACAGCATTTTTGGCCTTGGCGCCGAATTGACCAATCGTTTCAACGGCTTCTCGACGGATGTCGGCTCGTTCGTTGCTCAGCGCCGTGACGAGTTTAGGGAGGCCAATTGATTGGTACTCATCGTTCTTGGGATCGATCTGAAGCAATGCCCAGATGCTGGCGAGCTGCAGGATTTCGTCATCCGAAGTGTTCAGGCTGTTCTTGAGTGAAGGGACTGCGTCTTTTGCTTTCAGCTTGCCGAGGGCATAGGCCGCAGCCGGACGGGCTTTGAACTGCTTGTCATCAAGTGACTTGATCAAAGCTGGGGTCGTCGACTTTGCGGCATCGCCAATGGCAGCCAGCGCGACAATGGATTCTCGTTGCAGACTGGGGTTCTTGGAACTGATCAGTGCCGCCAGCGGAGCTACTGCCCCTTTCGCTGCGGGACCAATGCCAGCCAGGATCGTCACGACGGCATGCTGTGTCTTTTCATTCTTCAGAGCTTCGACCAGTGCCGGGACGGCTGCTTCGCCAAATTGCTGAAGTGCGTGAGCAGCATTGAAACGAACTTGTGCGTCAGTATCCGTCAGAGCGGCAATCACCGTGGGGATCGCTGCTTTCGCAGCCGGGCCAATATCCCCAAGCGCGCTGATTGCGTGCCAACGGAGTTTGGATTCTGACGATTTTGCGGCGGAGATGAGGTTATCGACGGCACTGGAGGCGTCGGCACCAATTCCGGCAAGGGCGTCACAAGCATGCATGCTGGCCGAGGGATTGGAATTGCTGATGACTTCCTTCGTTGCAGCCACGGCGGGGGCACCAATAAACACAAGGCCCTGGACCGATTCGTTGGCCACGTCATGGCGGTCACTCTTCAGCCCCGACACAAGGACGGGAATCAGGTCTTTTGCGTGCTCACGCTTCCCTGATTCGATCTCAATTTCAGCGATCGCGCGAGCGGCGCTGACGGCCACAAGCAGCTCTTTGTCCTGGAGGACCTTCTTCAGTTGTGGAATCGCCGGTTCCGCGTTGGCACCGTACTTGCGAAGTGCGGTCACGGCACTGTGACGCAGCAGCGGGATGGGGTCTGACAGAACTGCGGTCAACGCGGGAACGGCCTGTTCAGGATTTGCTGCAATGCGACCGAGAGCGTCAATCGCTTCATAGCGAAGACCAGCGTCTTTGTCGTCGAGTGTCTTAATCAGAAACGGGACGGAATCTGCCGCCGCGGGGCCGATTCCACCCAGAATTTCGGCAGCTTTGGCTTTCTCTTCCAGCGATCCTGATTCCAGTTGCTTGTTCAACACCGTCAGCTCATGATCTTGAGCTATGGCGAAAGACATCGCGCAACACACTACTACCGTCGCCAGCGTTCCTGTCAGTCGCATTCTCATGCCCTACTACCCTTTGATCGCGAGTTTATGCTTGATGGAGAGATGTCGTATCCGGTACAACGTTTGGTTGCTCTCATTTGATTCTAACAGCGTCGATACTGCGGTCGCCACTCTGAGTTTTGATTTCGTGAGATGGCACTCAATCGTTTGATTCAGAATGCGGATAATGACTTCCGCGAAGGGGTTGATGATGAAAACGCCGGTCGTAATTGCGATTCTTGCCTTAGCTGCGGCCCTGCCTTCAGGCTCTTCGACCTACGCATATGACAACTGGTACGGCGCGGGTGGATTGGGAGGAATGTATGGTGGATACGGCGGGTACGGTGGCTTTGGTTGGGGATGGGGCGGTGCCGCTGGCGGCGTAGGCCAGATCTACAGCGGGATGGGAAACCTCGTCCGTGCAGAAGGCCAGCGAAACGTGCTCGACTCCCAGGCCGAAATCAATCTCCAGAAGGCCCTTCAGGAGAACGAAAAGGCCAGAACGCTGCATCTGGAAAATCAGCAGAAAATTCATGCTGAGAAGTTACGACGGGAACGGGAAGCAAAAGCCCGGAACAACGAAGATCGCAGAATGGCGATTGAGTCGCGAGCCCGCCAGCAGCAGTTCCTGGAAGCGCATCGACCGCAGCCACTCCCTAGCAGCCAGCTCGATCCTGCCAGTGGTACAATTCACTGGCCGACGGCATTGAGAAACAGCATCTTCGATGAGGGGCGTCAATCGATCGAATCAATGCTCGAAAAATTCACCAAGTATGGTCCTACGAATGATTTGACCATGCAGATTGGTAGCGCTATCAACGAACTGAAGACGAAGCTCCGCGGACAGATCCTCGCAATGTCCATGCCCGAATACACTGAGTCACGGCAGTTTCTTGATAGCCTCGCTGAATCGGTGCGTTAGTATCTCCTTATCAGACGAACACTGATAAGTCAGTCGAATAAGTCATTCGAAAACATCGACAGTGCGATTGGACTTCCTCGTCGCTGTTTCCCAGGCGGAAGCAGCGACTTTTTGTTTCTGTGGCGGGATCGTGGTGGCGGATCATGGTAGCCATGTCTGGAATCGGGATGTCGGCCGAGTTCCAGGTTTCACCCCTTGCGGTTGCGCCATGACATCATGGCCTGCTGTAACTGTTCGGCCCAAACTGTGTTCAACTCCTCTGTCGATGGAACGTGTCCGTTCTTCATCTCTCCAAAGTACCAGCAGCACGCCTTTCCCAGCGAAAAGGTGTAAGCAAATGCCAGCGCCGCATTCGCCGTTTGTCCGACGAAGGGAATCAGCTTCAGCGGTGCTTTGACCGCAAATCGGACAGCCAGCCTGCCTCCGATGGCGCCGACCATCTTTGCCAGTAGTGAGGCATTCATTTTCTGGTCATACAGTTCCGCAAGCAGATAGACCAGGCGCGTCTGTAATGCCATTACAACTGGGATATCAACCCAGGGTAAAGGAGAGGCCGCAGATGTCGCGGCCAGACTGCTATAGGTCAAGATCGTCGGCATTGCCTGCTTCTCGGTCAGATCCCGCAGCGAATCTCGCACAACGTCAAGGTTGATCAGGGCCTGCCGACACGCTTCCGGAAGAAAGTCAATCAGGGCCTCTTCCAACCGCTTCCCTCCGTAGTTCGGTTCCGTATAGCCCTCTTCGGGGTTGGTCAAATCAATCGGGATGATGCGATCCACAAGTCCCGCGAACCGCTCTTCATGCTCCCGCAGGCTGCGCTGCAGCGCCGGATGTGTGGCGAGCTGGGATGGAAGCCGATCCTGAC is from Schlesneria sp. DSM 10557 and encodes:
- a CDS encoding HEAT repeat domain-containing protein, with translation MRMRLTGTLATVVVCCAMSFAIAQDHELTVLNKQLESGSLEEKAKAAEILGGIGPAAADSVPFLIKTLDDKDAGLRYEAIDALGRIAANPEQAVPALTAVLSDPIPLLRHSAVTALRKYGANAEPAIPQLKKVLQDKELLVAVSAARAIAEIEIESGKREHAKDLIPVLVSGLKSDRHDVANESVQGLVFIGAPAVAATKEVISNSNPSASMHACDALAGIGADASSAVDNLISAAKSSESKLRWHAISALGDIGPAAKAAIPTVIAALTDTDAQVRFNAAHALQQFGEAAVPALVEALKNEKTQHAVVTILAGIGPAAKGAVAPLAALISSKNPSLQRESIVALAAIGDAAKSTTPALIKSLDDKQFKARPAAAYALGKLKAKDAVPSLKNSLNTSDDEILQLASIWALLQIDPKNDEYQSIGLPKLVTALSNERADIRREAVETIGQFGAKAKNAVPELQKRLADQDPTVRRETLIALAEIGPDSQPAVEAVVKVLSDADPALRPVACYTLGKIGKGSSAAVSHLQKQMKSRDTYERTIAAWALVHVAPDEKTVEVAIPLLAAALHGSANPKIRIEVAETLGKIGNGSHLAKDALSLALKDSDESVRKAAEAAIAKLK
- a CDS encoding GTPase family protein, producing the protein MFDRVKSLLGFRSLTDEQFEQRRKELLKKIPIPVFWLFGKTGSGKSSIVRYITGSTQAEIGNGFQPQTRSSFRYDFPDSSETLVRFLDTRGLGEAGYDPREDIESFNNSTHVVIVVARVMDHALADVVAPLRKIREARPTRPIILALTCLHEAYPFQQHPVPDPFDQVTTSSHVSEDGQVVNSISPAANQSGQDRLPSQLATHPALQRSLREHEERFAGLVDRIIPIDLTNPEEGYTEPNYGGKRLEEALIDFLPEACRQALINLDVVRDSLRDLTEKQAMPTILTYSSLAATSAASPLPWVDIPVVMALQTRLVYLLAELYDQKMNASLLAKMVGAIGGRLAVRFAVKAPLKLIPFVGQTANAALAFAYTFSLGKACCWYFGEMKNGHVPSTEELNTVWAEQLQQAMMSWRNRKG
- a CDS encoding DUF454 family protein, whose product is MAIQIMGKSPQLTLFFDRSTARLSRKNMELLGQTLSDVEGVESVQVRRVWYGCQSLTVQFDPNDEPNSILRKMARALRKVDGNSSGKDDDASGQNSNGCQFRLLSSEAAPAESAATQGFHGLDVASSGYLRSVQRLRELSYAVLTLGCFGMSWVGLVVPGIPTVPFVLLTAHFGLQASPRLRRSLLRSRMFGQMMRDWQAHRAIRRNVQLQAYFFTTLIVVAGFLTSPPIPILYGVMLVGSFFGFYAVSKILVLEQDGTIRRNRRTTAVQLSLSPAVGTV
- a CDS encoding heavy metal translocating P-type ATPase translates to MFDCEVLACEAGALKIQSDSLFSDLSSTRAKAILGCILGADPDAEISITGGGATGRKAVAEIRHNHASPTGFLKSIVARIRSLVEPPATASTPTDIHARNQKPVYDGVLTGRPVVAGDGASVKSHRGSRNGQVAGQNGTTAHSSAERAPSVSLADILLMPDRKGVTRVGRNGNHATAWEIIHEIPGRLRLKHPALYRRKDVCQSIERELMSMLGVDSYKTRSSTGTLLVTYNQRDLRKDQVITILDRAIARAELSPHLDPPDLDFPLAIASVPLAAVAQFAFPPLLPVAGLLFGYTSITTFKEAYHVLVHERRLGVDVLDAIVVTGCVITGQIFAGSVLCLCLSFGRMLVKKTQDDSKRLLVQAFGKQAQFVRLFRDGEEVETPLDELKKGDVIVVHTGDAVPVDGVVKDGMAMIDQHALTGESTPSEKSPGDKVFASTLMVAGKVYVEVENAGSETTSSKIAQILNDSAGYKLTSQHKGERMADKAVIPTLAIATAGMATLGPQGAVAILNSDFGTGIRMAAPLGMLTSLALCAHKGILVKDGRALELMNDIDTVLFDKTGTLTRERPEVGHIIPFNGHERNRLLQLVASAEQRFSHPIAKSIVLEFEKTGMPMLPIDDSKYQVGYGLEAVIDGHTVKVGSIRYIKLEQIEIPVEVQEVVEVAHREGHTLVMVALDGVFAGVIELRASQRPEVISIIKGLRDRGIKHIAIISGDHEGPTKKLAESLGMDEYFAGVLPGDKADYVERLQKQGRKVCFVGDGINDSIALKKANVSISLRGASSIATDTAQIVFMEESLHRLCELRDIARDLDKNVRNSWYLILAPNLLCIAGAFTMGFGIMASVITNNVAAMAALANGMMPLKRIADEQAMKQAQKEMTLLVTESLDAAHKSQVHLQPA
- a CDS encoding HMA2 domain-containing protein — encoded protein: MSKAQGALKDIVAHLRDEGLVNPPISDSYARQSCLKLHKKTPFGTATAGTIVHALSGRVRIQHPLLRGNGDLSRHAVIALKMTPGITGVSASSMTGSILVHFNPSVVTTDQLLWTIENVLTSRLNELELLAGPPLRRWGESAACLGLAVVSEFFVPVVAPLTAIALVASNLPTLKRGVAELVTLNWRVFALYTVIMGTTLISGQFLAAALMQASITCWHGWSSHRLRRIIHQLKCQAQVPILTGDLQALQVLPRGTSPQSLIGTSVMFDSGAILPYDGIIESGSAALDEKCVRGIRGTSQRSEGDLVFAGSRVVTGPLQFRVTAIGQETRMAKIRDTLLSAVAGLPGRGTPTERGHSSASRFVPFTFATGTAAIMLGDLTTLAAVLRPDFATGPSMSERFSNFSSICHLWDEGWLVRDSETLHRLAKTRTVVVAHVASSPEGRATQALADAISGVDELKERVRIRNTTPSGPGLEVHEVFGPADFCRHYIRNLRSRTDKVAVMSSGQLLGQLQQDDVIRISSTPHECLNTRDFDVLGLHAEPQRVEQLWSVLQETGRPHRLGWAAVVAFNSLAISGAFLAGFTSLHVVLLTNLGALTAGLLSNRHFRQAKVLLSGNDHISEPDPSNAGTSIDCPEQAGMVQGDLQSKPSSAPTCEGVNGARNAKMSSRQKIDPRRGTASSTSSRSSDLDVISKTDPN